In Spirosoma aureum, a single genomic region encodes these proteins:
- a CDS encoding Nif3-like dinuclear metal center hexameric protein produces the protein MHKAPGRRQFLATFTKAVGTSMLMNAPFLSQAGSPEVSQASFTVGQVMDLILKTIPNAPFPKTVDTLKSGNAAQKVTGIVSTMFGTIEVIEKTIAAGANFIIAHEPTFYNHADETDWLSNDPVFKYKHELLTKNGIALWRFHDYWHSHRPDGIRTGMLSALAWENYVDPQNPQVLIIPATSLTQLIAHAKQKLGIKQVRVVGDTAQSCKRVLLLPGAAGGRNQIMAIEKAKPDVVLCGEASEWETPEYIRDARRQGQKISLVVLGHIMSEAAGMEWLVSWLKPKLPDVKISYIPSGNPFSYE, from the coding sequence ATGCACAAAGCACCCGGAAGACGACAATTTTTAGCAACCTTCACCAAAGCGGTAGGTACGTCTATGCTAATGAACGCTCCCTTTCTCAGTCAGGCGGGATCGCCAGAAGTCAGCCAGGCATCGTTTACGGTCGGCCAGGTGATGGATCTGATCCTGAAGACTATTCCCAATGCTCCCTTTCCGAAAACGGTAGACACCTTAAAATCAGGAAATGCGGCCCAAAAAGTAACGGGCATTGTGTCGACAATGTTTGGCACCATAGAGGTCATCGAAAAAACCATTGCCGCGGGCGCTAACTTCATCATTGCCCACGAGCCTACTTTTTATAATCACGCCGATGAGACCGACTGGCTAAGCAACGATCCGGTCTTTAAGTATAAGCATGAGTTGCTAACCAAAAATGGCATTGCACTCTGGCGATTCCATGATTACTGGCATTCACATCGTCCCGACGGCATTCGGACAGGGATGCTATCGGCCCTGGCGTGGGAAAATTATGTAGATCCTCAAAATCCACAGGTACTTATAATACCCGCAACCTCGCTAACTCAACTTATTGCCCATGCGAAACAAAAACTAGGCATCAAGCAAGTACGCGTTGTTGGCGACACGGCACAATCCTGTAAGCGCGTGCTGTTGCTGCCGGGCGCTGCAGGCGGGCGAAACCAGATTATGGCGATCGAGAAGGCGAAACCGGATGTGGTCCTTTGTGGAGAAGCCAGCGAATGGGAAACACCGGAATACATTCGGGATGCACGTCGTCAGGGCCAAAAAATATCCCTGGTTGTGCTGGGCCATATCATGAGCGAAGCGGCTGGTATGGAGTGGCTGGTTTCCTGGCTGAAGCCTAAACTGCCCGATGTGAAAATCTCGTATATACCTTCCGGCAATCCATTCAGCTACGAATAA
- a CDS encoding PrsW family glutamic-type intramembrane protease, translating to MTSFLTHQTVFECISGPDTGRSAVLMPHVRVVVGRNPQSTIPLSDPQVADEHLAMVFDGQHVYFQTIGVQLVELNGRAVTTGELSPAADLLIGSSHWRLLSKPVSTGPIPVNPFAGIDFSNSVNRISTLTGVDTLDSDFSLKTIFAKVGEKRSDEDIESAFTVGTRQTTPVIGTIASHWPQPWLFVRFGGSALLLFISLFLAVTQFQNELLIPGLLFVGSFAVPFGSLIFFWEMNAPQNVSLYQTIKLVFSGGMASLLISLFFFSNTAFLGTFLGASSAGIVEESGKLLAVLILMRNKNQYHWILNGLLFGAAVGTGFAAFESSGYAFVVLMQGGFSQAISNIFLRGVLAPFSHVVWTAIAAAAIWRVKGKQSFEWDMLKDKGFLRTFIAVVLIHMIWNAPFEVPILPYIWFLPTKQLILGTIAWIMVLGIIQSGLKQIKKAQQAVLQPAV from the coding sequence ATGACCTCTTTTTTGACTCATCAAACCGTTTTTGAGTGTATAAGCGGACCTGATACGGGCCGGTCTGCGGTACTAATGCCGCATGTTCGCGTAGTGGTCGGGCGTAATCCTCAGTCAACAATTCCGCTCAGTGACCCCCAGGTTGCCGATGAGCATCTGGCCATGGTTTTCGATGGTCAGCACGTGTATTTCCAAACCATCGGTGTGCAATTGGTCGAATTAAATGGCAGAGCCGTTACTACGGGCGAATTAAGCCCTGCTGCAGATCTGCTGATTGGCTCATCGCACTGGCGACTTCTTAGTAAGCCTGTCTCAACCGGCCCCATTCCCGTGAACCCATTTGCTGGTATCGATTTTTCGAACTCAGTAAATCGAATTTCAACCCTGACCGGTGTTGATACGCTGGACAGCGATTTCAGTTTGAAAACCATTTTTGCCAAAGTGGGCGAAAAACGATCCGATGAGGATATTGAAAGTGCCTTTACCGTCGGAACCCGCCAGACGACGCCGGTCATTGGCACCATTGCTTCTCATTGGCCCCAGCCCTGGCTCTTTGTTCGTTTTGGAGGAAGTGCTTTATTACTTTTCATCAGTCTTTTTCTGGCCGTAACGCAGTTTCAAAATGAATTATTGATTCCTGGATTGCTGTTTGTTGGCTCGTTTGCGGTGCCTTTTGGTAGCCTGATCTTTTTCTGGGAAATGAATGCTCCGCAAAATGTCTCGTTATACCAAACGATCAAACTGGTCTTTTCGGGAGGAATGGCTTCGCTGCTGATTTCCCTCTTTTTCTTTAGCAATACAGCGTTTCTGGGTACTTTTCTAGGCGCTTCGAGCGCAGGAATTGTGGAGGAATCAGGTAAATTACTCGCCGTTCTGATACTCATGCGCAACAAAAACCAGTATCACTGGATATTGAATGGACTGTTATTTGGCGCAGCCGTCGGAACCGGATTCGCAGCGTTTGAATCGTCGGGCTATGCGTTTGTTGTTCTAATGCAGGGTGGATTCAGTCAGGCCATCAGTAACATTTTTTTGCGGGGCGTTTTGGCTCCTTTTAGCCATGTCGTCTGGACTGCCATCGCGGCCGCTGCCATTTGGCGGGTCAAAGGAAAGCAATCATTTGAGTGGGATATGCTAAAAGATAAAGGGTTTTTACGAACGTTTATCGCTGTTGTGCTGATCCACATGATTTGGAATGCGCCTTTTGAAGTGCCCATTCTGCCGTATATCTGGTTTTTGCCGACCAAGCAACTAATATTGGGAACAATTGCCTGGATTATGGTACTGGGTATCATTCAAAGTGGACTAAAGCAGATAAAAAAGGCACAACAGGCTGTATTACAGCCCGCAGTATAA
- a CDS encoding TlpA disulfide reductase family protein, with protein MKKLLPIAAILLLSLPVACSGQSAPASVKPGIYRAFLKTRGGELPFGLDIQPTAGDSKGYTVFVLNGNERLPMDPSTVQDDSIRIPMALFESELVAKIEDKTLRGVWRRRRVGQQVQSLPFEATHGLTYRFKVSDKPATGNLSGKWATELGSKTGKVDTVNAVGIFDQKGNHLAGTFLTPTGDYRYLDGNVDGDSLFLSCFDGSHVYLFKAKHNPATKTLTGGLWAGVSGYESWAARFDPKADLPDPAKLTYLKPESKTLNVAFPEPNGKVVSLTDPRFKDKVTIVQILGSWCPNCMDETNFLSPWYKRNKQRGIEVLGLAFERSPEMAVSGPKIERMKQRFKIDYPIALAGTNDKAQASKALPDLNAVVAFPTTIIIDKKGKVRHIHTGFSGPGTGKYYDQYVDEFNRLIDKLVSE; from the coding sequence ATGAAAAAACTCCTTCCTATCGCAGCCATCCTGCTGCTGTCGTTGCCAGTTGCCTGCTCCGGCCAATCGGCCCCTGCCTCCGTTAAACCGGGTATTTATCGGGCTTTCCTGAAAACCCGAGGTGGTGAATTACCCTTCGGATTAGATATTCAGCCCACAGCAGGCGATTCCAAAGGGTATACCGTTTTTGTGCTTAATGGCAACGAACGGCTACCCATGGACCCGTCTACTGTACAGGACGACTCGATCCGAATTCCGATGGCCTTGTTTGAGTCAGAATTAGTTGCAAAGATAGAGGATAAAACGCTCCGTGGCGTCTGGCGTCGGCGTCGTGTCGGTCAGCAGGTGCAAAGCTTGCCTTTTGAAGCTACCCACGGCCTGACCTATCGGTTTAAGGTGAGCGATAAACCCGCTACAGGCAACCTAAGCGGTAAGTGGGCTACTGAACTCGGTAGCAAAACCGGAAAAGTTGATACAGTTAATGCCGTTGGCATATTTGATCAGAAAGGAAATCATCTAGCCGGTACGTTCCTGACACCCACCGGCGACTACCGTTATCTGGATGGGAATGTAGATGGCGACAGTTTATTTCTGTCCTGTTTCGACGGTTCACACGTGTATTTGTTTAAAGCGAAACATAACCCGGCAACTAAAACGTTAACGGGTGGTTTATGGGCCGGTGTGTCGGGCTATGAATCATGGGCGGCTCGGTTTGATCCGAAAGCTGACCTGCCCGATCCGGCCAAATTGACCTACCTGAAGCCGGAATCGAAAACGCTCAATGTCGCTTTTCCTGAACCTAATGGTAAAGTTGTTTCGCTGACAGATCCCCGCTTTAAGGATAAGGTGACAATTGTGCAGATTCTGGGTTCATGGTGCCCTAACTGCATGGATGAGACTAATTTTCTGAGCCCGTGGTACAAGCGTAACAAACAGCGTGGGATTGAGGTGCTGGGACTGGCCTTTGAGCGTTCGCCCGAAATGGCCGTGTCGGGCCCAAAGATCGAACGGATGAAGCAACGTTTTAAAATCGACTATCCTATTGCGTTGGCGGGTACGAATGATAAGGCACAGGCTTCGAAAGCATTGCCAGATCTGAATGCTGTAGTCGCTTTTCCAACTACAATCATCATCGATAAAAAAGGCAAGGTGCGCCACATTCATACCGGTTTCTCTGGCCCTGGCACGGGCAAATACTACGATCAGTATGTTGATGAGTTCAACCGCCTGATTGATAAGCTGGTGTCTGAATAA
- a CDS encoding 3-hydroxyacyl-CoA dehydrogenase/enoyl-CoA hydratase family protein: MEATLEKNKSESRPHQTKNRTIRRVAVLGSGIMGSRIAAHFANIGVDVLLLDIVPKEPTDAEKAKGLTTDNPAVRNRIVNDAFQTMLKASPASLYSPKFADRIKLGNFDDNLKEIATYDWVIEVVVERLDIKRSVYERVEQFRKPGTLITSNTSGIPMHLLTEGRSEDFRRNFCGTHFFNPPRYLRLLEIIPGHDTDLAVVDFLMNYGDLYLGKTTVLCKDTPGFIANRLGIQSLIQTIRVAEELGLTVEEVDKLTGPVVGRPKSGTFRLSDVVGLDTTVNVASNLVKMEHDESRSSFALPASVQKLMENKWLGDKTGQGYYKKTKDEKGQTLILALDLKTFEYKPSEKVKFATLESTKAIDNLKKRFPVLIAGKDKAGEFYRQTFADGFRYASYRIPEISDELYRIDAAITAGFGWQLGLFETWDAIGVKKGVELIESFGQKPAQWVYDLLDAGFDSFYKIEGGKRKYYDILTKSYKAIPGTEAFTILENLSNNIVWKNSGANVVDLGDGILNVEFRSKMNTFGQEVSEALLKGISLAEKDFRGLVVGNDSTEAFSAGANLGTLFMYAVEQEFDEVNLMIAQFQKLITRLRYSSIPVVVAPHTLTLGGGCEAVLHADRAVAHAESYIGLVEVGVGLIPAGGGTKEMAARASDLYQTGDPELNILQNVFMNIATAKVSTSAQEAREMNYLRSTDQIVLNRSRLLAEAKQAAIEMAEDGYTQPKPRTDIKVQGKTGIALFKAGITAMHMGRYISDHDRKIADKLAYVICGGDLSTPQNVSEQYLLDLEREAFLSLSGEKKTLERIQSLLTGGKPLRN, translated from the coding sequence ATGGAAGCAACCCTGGAAAAAAACAAATCGGAGAGTCGCCCTCATCAAACAAAAAATCGCACCATCCGACGGGTGGCCGTATTAGGCTCGGGCATTATGGGGTCGCGGATTGCGGCCCACTTTGCCAATATCGGAGTGGATGTATTGTTGTTAGATATTGTTCCGAAGGAGCCAACTGATGCCGAAAAAGCAAAGGGCCTGACCACCGACAATCCAGCGGTTCGTAACCGTATTGTTAACGATGCGTTCCAGACGATGCTGAAAGCCAGTCCGGCATCGCTTTACAGCCCAAAATTTGCCGACCGGATCAAACTGGGTAATTTTGATGACAACCTGAAAGAGATTGCTACCTACGATTGGGTGATTGAGGTCGTTGTTGAACGGTTAGATATAAAACGGTCGGTTTATGAACGGGTGGAGCAGTTTCGCAAGCCCGGAACGCTGATTACGTCGAACACGTCAGGAATTCCAATGCACCTGCTTACTGAAGGCCGGAGTGAGGATTTTCGTCGTAATTTCTGCGGAACCCACTTCTTTAACCCGCCCCGTTACCTGCGGTTACTGGAAATCATACCCGGCCATGATACGGACCTGGCCGTTGTTGACTTCCTGATGAACTACGGCGATTTATACCTCGGCAAAACGACGGTATTGTGCAAAGACACACCGGGTTTTATTGCGAACCGACTTGGTATTCAATCCCTGATTCAGACCATCCGGGTTGCTGAAGAACTCGGCTTGACGGTCGAGGAAGTTGATAAACTGACTGGCCCCGTCGTTGGACGTCCGAAATCGGGAACGTTCCGACTGTCGGACGTAGTGGGTCTGGATACGACGGTAAACGTAGCCAGTAACCTAGTCAAAATGGAACATGACGAATCCCGGTCGTCGTTTGCGCTGCCCGCTTCGGTGCAGAAGCTAATGGAAAATAAGTGGCTTGGCGACAAAACGGGTCAGGGTTATTACAAGAAAACAAAGGATGAGAAAGGTCAGACGCTGATTCTGGCGCTGGATCTGAAAACGTTTGAGTATAAGCCGTCGGAAAAGGTCAAATTTGCAACACTGGAAAGCACGAAGGCAATCGACAACCTGAAAAAACGCTTCCCTGTGCTGATCGCTGGCAAAGACAAAGCGGGTGAATTTTATCGCCAGACGTTTGCCGATGGATTCCGGTATGCGAGCTATCGTATTCCCGAAATTTCGGATGAACTCTATCGGATCGATGCGGCCATCACGGCTGGTTTTGGCTGGCAATTGGGCTTGTTTGAAACCTGGGATGCCATTGGCGTTAAAAAAGGCGTCGAACTTATTGAATCGTTCGGTCAGAAACCCGCGCAATGGGTATATGACCTGCTCGATGCTGGCTTCGATAGTTTTTATAAAATTGAAGGCGGGAAGCGGAAATACTACGACATTCTAACAAAAAGCTACAAAGCGATCCCGGGTACTGAAGCGTTCACGATCCTCGAAAACCTCAGCAACAATATTGTCTGGAAGAATTCAGGTGCAAACGTCGTTGATCTTGGTGATGGTATTTTAAATGTTGAGTTCCGCAGTAAGATGAATACTTTCGGACAGGAGGTTTCTGAAGCGCTGCTAAAAGGAATATCGCTGGCCGAAAAAGATTTTCGTGGTCTTGTTGTCGGCAATGATTCGACCGAAGCTTTCTCGGCCGGAGCCAATCTCGGCACGTTGTTCATGTATGCTGTGGAACAGGAGTTCGACGAAGTGAACCTGATGATTGCGCAGTTCCAGAAGTTGATTACTCGTTTACGCTATTCGTCGATACCCGTTGTAGTTGCTCCGCATACACTTACGCTGGGAGGTGGCTGTGAGGCTGTTCTGCACGCCGATCGTGCTGTAGCCCACGCCGAAAGCTACATCGGACTGGTTGAAGTAGGAGTGGGACTGATTCCAGCCGGTGGTGGCACAAAAGAAATGGCCGCCCGCGCGTCTGACCTTTACCAGACCGGCGATCCTGAGCTGAATATTCTGCAAAATGTATTCATGAATATCGCGACAGCAAAGGTGTCGACCTCGGCACAGGAAGCCCGTGAGATGAATTACCTGCGTTCAACAGATCAGATCGTGCTGAACCGTAGTCGCCTGCTGGCTGAAGCCAAGCAAGCGGCCATTGAAATGGCTGAAGATGGCTACACGCAGCCCAAACCACGGACGGATATCAAAGTGCAGGGTAAAACAGGTATTGCTTTGTTCAAAGCGGGCATCACGGCCATGCACATGGGGCGCTATATTTCGGATCACGACCGGAAAATTGCCGACAAGTTAGCTTATGTTATTTGCGGTGGCGATTTGAGTACACCGCAGAACGTATCGGAACAATACCTACTCGATCTGGAGCGTGAGGCTTTTCTATCCTTATCGGGCGAGAAGAAAACACTGGAACGTATTCAGAGCCTCCTGACAGGCGGTAAGCCATTGCGGAATTAA
- a CDS encoding DedA family protein — MNQIAEFFQYLLNSEEIIRTGGLVLITLIIFVENGIIFGFFLPGDYLLFLSGVFAGTKILNVPLWILLLCIFSAAVLGSLTGYLTGYYFGARIKNRPDSLFFKQKYIDDTRAAFIRYGNGALIVARFLPVVRTFAPILAGLIHMPSRFFILYNIIGASIWVLTLVGGGFYFGERFPWIINYVHWVIIFFLAITTFTVVRGYLNARKEKQAEKV, encoded by the coding sequence ATGAACCAGATCGCTGAGTTTTTTCAATACCTGCTTAATTCAGAAGAAATCATCCGAACGGGTGGTTTAGTGCTGATTACGCTGATTATCTTCGTTGAGAACGGGATCATCTTCGGCTTCTTTCTGCCGGGTGATTACCTGCTGTTCTTATCGGGTGTGTTTGCAGGGACGAAAATCCTGAATGTTCCGCTGTGGATACTCTTACTCTGTATCTTTAGTGCCGCTGTTCTGGGTTCCTTAACAGGCTACCTGACGGGCTACTATTTTGGTGCCCGGATCAAAAATCGCCCTGATTCGCTCTTTTTCAAGCAGAAATACATTGATGATACACGGGCGGCTTTTATTCGTTACGGTAACGGAGCACTCATTGTTGCTCGTTTTTTACCCGTTGTCCGCACTTTTGCCCCGATTTTGGCCGGATTAATTCATATGCCATCCCGTTTTTTTATCCTCTACAACATTATTGGTGCTTCCATTTGGGTTTTAACCCTTGTGGGCGGGGGCTTTTATTTCGGAGAGCGGTTTCCATGGATCATCAATTATGTCCACTGGGTTATCATATTCTTCTTAGCTATCACAACATTCACCGTTGTGCGCGGATACCTAAATGCCCGTAAGGAAAAACAGGCCGAGAAGGTGTAA
- a CDS encoding YifB family Mg chelatase-like AAA ATPase: protein MLSKTFGAAVYGVNASLITIEVVVAQGLHFHLVGLPDSAVKESEQRVEASLKFFGYRMPRQKIVVNLAPADVRKEGSAYDLPIALCVLQASEQITTQRNLEEYVIMGELALDGMLRPIKGVLPIAIEARKRGYKGFVLPVENAQEASIVNNLDVIGVATMQEAVEFFEGKKDIEPVVSDTRDLFMSQLNAYEVDFSHVQGQENIKRAMEIAAAGGHNVIMIGPPGAGKTMLAKRLPSILPPLTLQEALETTKIHSVAGKLGSRANLIATRPYRSPHHTISDAALVGGGSFPQPGEISLAHNGVLFLDELPEFKRSALEVMRQPLEDRKVSISRAKWAVEFPASFMLIASMNPCPCGYYNHPEKECVCGPGVVQKYLAKVSGPLLDRIDLHVEVTPVSFDQMTANRPAESSEVIRERVIRARAMQTARFEQQPGIYSNAMMPSQMVKEICVINDAGRALLRTAMERLGLSARAYDRILKVSRTIADLAGTDEIRIEHLAEAIQYRSLDRENWAG, encoded by the coding sequence ATGTTATCCAAGACCTTTGGGGCGGCCGTTTATGGCGTCAATGCCAGTTTGATTACGATTGAAGTGGTTGTCGCACAGGGCTTACATTTCCATCTGGTTGGCTTACCCGACAGTGCTGTTAAGGAAAGCGAACAGCGTGTTGAAGCGTCGCTGAAGTTTTTTGGTTATCGAATGCCCCGCCAGAAAATTGTGGTAAATCTGGCGCCCGCCGATGTCCGGAAAGAAGGGTCGGCCTATGACCTGCCTATCGCCCTCTGCGTGCTTCAGGCGTCTGAACAAATCACGACACAACGCAATCTCGAAGAGTATGTCATTATGGGCGAATTAGCCCTTGATGGGATGTTAAGACCCATAAAGGGTGTTTTGCCCATCGCTATTGAAGCCAGGAAACGAGGCTACAAAGGATTCGTCCTTCCGGTCGAAAATGCCCAGGAAGCATCCATTGTCAATAATCTGGATGTTATTGGCGTCGCTACCATGCAGGAAGCCGTCGAGTTTTTTGAAGGAAAGAAAGATATTGAACCCGTGGTGAGCGATACCCGCGATTTGTTCATGAGCCAGCTCAATGCCTATGAGGTCGATTTTTCGCACGTGCAGGGGCAGGAAAACATCAAACGGGCAATGGAAATTGCGGCCGCTGGTGGTCATAATGTGATCATGATTGGGCCTCCCGGAGCCGGTAAAACCATGCTGGCCAAACGATTACCCAGCATTTTGCCTCCATTGACGTTACAGGAAGCGCTGGAAACAACGAAAATCCATTCTGTAGCCGGTAAGCTCGGAAGCCGCGCCAACCTGATTGCCACCCGCCCCTATCGCTCACCACATCACACCATTTCCGACGCGGCCCTTGTTGGCGGAGGCAGTTTCCCGCAGCCGGGAGAAATCTCGCTCGCGCATAATGGCGTCTTGTTTCTGGACGAATTGCCTGAATTTAAACGCTCAGCCCTGGAGGTGATGCGCCAACCGCTTGAGGACCGTAAGGTAAGCATTTCAAGGGCGAAGTGGGCGGTCGAATTTCCGGCTAGTTTCATGCTTATTGCCAGTATGAATCCCTGCCCCTGCGGCTATTACAATCATCCTGAAAAAGAATGCGTTTGTGGGCCGGGCGTCGTACAAAAATACCTGGCGAAAGTCAGTGGCCCCCTCCTCGACCGGATTGATTTACACGTTGAGGTAACGCCCGTTTCGTTCGACCAGATGACAGCCAACCGTCCTGCCGAATCGAGCGAAGTTATCCGGGAGCGGGTAATTCGGGCTCGGGCCATGCAAACAGCCCGTTTTGAGCAACAGCCGGGCATTTACTCCAATGCCATGATGCCTTCACAAATGGTAAAAGAAATCTGTGTCATCAACGACGCCGGACGTGCTTTGCTCAGAACCGCAATGGAACGATTGGGCTTATCGGCAAGGGCATACGATCGCATTCTGAAAGTATCGCGTACCATTGCGGATCTGGCCGGAACCGACGAAATCCGGATCGAACACCTCGCCGAAGCCATTCAGTACCGGAGTCTCGACCGGGAAAATTGGGCGGGTTGA
- a CDS encoding nucleotidyltransferase, with translation MINTAENRLKAFTRLMRTASKLYHANPKNPPKNMDIADDDVQSLLESFNRHNVQFLLVGGMAGVIHGHVRTTQDMDLWLKSDEQNKVNLILALEENEVAGAAYLKGVPLIFGWTSVSVGKYGFTLDMGYSLKAFRDVDFDTCYQRAIDVTFDGVSFKVIQLNDLITEKLATGRAKDIGDVEELIKLKDRNAD, from the coding sequence ATGATCAACACCGCTGAGAATCGACTGAAGGCATTTACTCGGCTGATGAGAACGGCGTCAAAACTGTATCACGCTAATCCAAAGAACCCACCAAAGAATATGGATATTGCCGACGACGATGTGCAGTCCTTGCTGGAAAGTTTTAATCGGCATAACGTTCAGTTTTTATTGGTAGGTGGTATGGCGGGTGTCATTCACGGCCATGTTCGCACAACGCAGGATATGGATTTGTGGTTGAAATCAGATGAACAGAATAAAGTGAATCTGATTCTGGCCCTGGAGGAAAACGAGGTTGCTGGTGCTGCTTACTTGAAGGGCGTTCCACTCATTTTTGGATGGACATCTGTTTCGGTTGGTAAATATGGCTTTACGCTGGATATGGGCTATAGCCTTAAAGCCTTCCGGGATGTTGATTTCGATACGTGCTATCAACGAGCTATTGATGTAACGTTTGATGGGGTGTCGTTTAAAGTAATTCAATTGAATGATCTGATCACCGAAAAGCTGGCTACTGGTCGGGCAAAAGATATCGGTGATGTAGAAGAGTTAATTAAACTAAAAGACAGGAATGCGGATTGA
- a CDS encoding MarR family winged helix-turn-helix transcriptional regulator, producing the protein MKKEKTVDFHIKWGWHAISRMYNAYASRFDITMAIGYVLLNIDLEEGTPATKIGPLLGMEPRSLVRMLKSLEERGLIRREVDDNDKRFVRIYLTEEGKAKREMAREGVIQFNNMIREKIPLDKLVVFFDVIKDINRIVEEENAKIKAAEPEELPLD; encoded by the coding sequence ATGAAGAAAGAGAAAACTGTAGATTTCCATATAAAGTGGGGGTGGCATGCTATTTCTCGAATGTATAACGCCTACGCATCCCGATTCGACATTACGATGGCGATTGGATACGTATTGCTGAATATTGACCTCGAAGAAGGCACGCCCGCTACTAAAATTGGCCCATTGCTCGGCATGGAACCCCGTTCGCTGGTTCGTATGCTAAAAAGCCTGGAAGAACGCGGTCTGATTCGCCGGGAAGTTGACGATAACGACAAGCGATTTGTCCGGATTTACCTGACCGAAGAAGGGAAAGCCAAGCGGGAGATGGCTCGTGAAGGGGTTATTCAGTTCAATAACATGATTCGCGAAAAAATTCCCCTCGATAAACTGGTCGTCTTCTTTGATGTGATTAAGGATATCAACCGGATTGTTGAGGAGGAGAACGCGAAAATCAAAGCTGCTGAACCAGAAGAATTGCCATTGGATTAA
- the rsmH gene encoding 16S rRNA (cytosine(1402)-N(4))-methyltransferase RsmH produces the protein MTNYHEPVLLQACIDGLNLQPGGTYVDITFGGGGHSRAILDQLEGGRLFGFDQDADARANAQAIGDSRLTFVASNFRNIKRYLRLYKAEQADGILADLGISSHQIDTPERGFSTRFDADLDMRMNQQAERTARQVVNEYAEADLHRILGMYGEITNARTAAGAIVSARSNRPLKTVNDLKAALQRYAPRGKENKYFAQVFQALRIEVNEELQALEEFLEQVPDILKPGGRLVVMSYHSLEDRLVKNFINKGKFQGEVEKDLFGNEIKPLRSITRKPIEATPDEIARNPRARSAKLRIAEKL, from the coding sequence ATGACAAATTACCACGAACCCGTTTTATTACAAGCCTGTATTGACGGCCTGAATCTACAACCCGGCGGTACCTACGTCGATATAACGTTTGGCGGTGGCGGTCACAGCCGTGCGATCCTCGATCAACTGGAAGGCGGACGGCTTTTCGGCTTCGATCAGGATGCCGACGCCCGCGCCAATGCACAGGCGATTGGCGATTCGCGGCTGACCTTCGTTGCGTCTAATTTCCGGAACATCAAACGCTATTTACGGCTGTATAAAGCCGAACAGGCAGATGGGATCCTGGCCGACCTGGGTATTTCGTCGCACCAGATCGACACGCCCGAACGTGGTTTCTCAACCCGATTCGATGCTGACCTCGACATGCGCATGAACCAGCAGGCCGAGCGAACTGCCCGACAGGTTGTGAATGAATACGCAGAAGCAGACTTGCACCGGATTCTGGGCATGTATGGCGAGATTACCAATGCCCGAACGGCAGCTGGCGCCATTGTATCGGCCCGGTCAAACCGGCCGCTCAAAACGGTAAATGATCTGAAAGCAGCCTTACAGCGCTATGCACCACGCGGCAAGGAGAATAAATACTTTGCACAGGTATTTCAGGCGCTTCGTATTGAAGTGAATGAGGAACTACAGGCGCTGGAAGAGTTTTTGGAGCAGGTGCCGGACATCCTGAAACCAGGTGGTCGACTCGTTGTTATGTCCTATCATTCGCTCGAAGATCGGTTGGTCAAGAACTTCATTAACAAAGGCAAATTTCAGGGCGAGGTAGAGAAAGATTTGTTCGGCAATGAAATCAAACCCCTGCGATCCATCACCCGCAAGCCAATTGAAGCCACACCCGACGAGATTGCCCGCAACCCCCGAGCCCGAAGCGCAAAGTTGCGAATTGCGGAGAAATTGTAG